The DNA window AGACGTCATACATAATGCAAACTGCCGCGTTTGTATTTTTGTTAGTCGGACAACACACAAATATAAATCCTCAATCATACGATGTATCATAGAAAGTTGATTACATTCTGAGAAGGTTTGAGGAGTGGTAATATTTTTGGTTGAAGTTAGGAGTTGCCAGTTGCGCGCGTAGTGCAGAGTGCAGGGATGTCAACATTGTTGGGTGCAGGCAAAGTGATCAGAGTTTACTGGAGAAGTAGAGCATTATGTGAGAAGAGGCGAACCTCAAGCTTATACTTTGCTCCTGGGAGGATTAGGAAAGCAAATCTAGTCACCACGAATACGCTATATCTCTTACATATATCTGCCAGAAACTCTGCAAAATCTCTAAGAAACAAAATGTAGCATACCGCGGAATCCCATCTCTTATTTTTGAGAACTAAACCATACGGGTAGGATTTTTCGCCCTATGAAAATGACAACCCCCCTCCTGGCCCCCACACTTCTTGAATATGGAGTGGACATgccacaaagaaaaacaaaattgaggATTTCTTTCTACAGCTGAGCGCACTTAATGTTGTTGCAGATATCTCAGGTTTTCATCAACTAAGAAACAGGCATTTAGAACTGGACATGCATATTTCAAAGACCAGAAGTTTGCTGGATATATTTTGTTAGTCAGTCACAGGGGACCACACAaagaggtctgatctgtttatatcCATTATTCTGGGAGAAGAATGAACTTtgcaagtatgctgccaccatggCTTGACCAGGGGAAAAATGATTTACCATCAAACATGAATCATCAAGTGGcaagaaaatataaatatttgcTGGAATGGATCTCAAATGTTTTTGTTTAACTTCAAATCAGATGGAAATTCATTGTCCTGGGGCTAACCGAGAACTATGTACCTTGCGTATAAACATGGAATTGTAAGcaacaacaataaaaaatgaaacaaaacagaaaaactgCTCaacagtgggttgggggtggggtacgTGATTCAGCATCTGGATGCCCCACCACTGTCCTGGCAACGAGTGCCCAGAACAAGTGACTATCCTTTCTCTTGATACGCTTTCCACAATAGATTCGCGTGTATTGCCATTTtgtgcaaaagaaaacaaacagaggAAGACAGGCTGTCAATCTCCTAGTGTTTCtgtcttttctttgaaaggttaaaTCCTTTCCAACCCTGCCTCCGCTGGCAAATTTTCTCCATTTTCCAAGAATATGGCATGAATGCGGGTCTCAAGTGGAGCCCAGAAAACAATAAATTaacatctaaaaaatatatataaaataccccaatcaaaaaatatatataacataaaaaaagcaaaacccTGAACATGTCTCGCTACTACCGGTGCCATAGCTCGGTGCAAATATTAGCGCTGGCAGGTGACAGAAGGCATGCCACTCTTCTTGTTTCAGGGTTCTTTGCGGTCAACACTTCATTTGTTCGTTTATCCTGCATTTCTTTCTCCATTACCATGCTGGCAGCAAAGCCAGACGAGCACATAGTGCAATGGCAAATAGAAAATCATCTCCCTCTTgccaaaaatgcatttaaaacattcttcactgaaaaataaaaatatatatataacaaaataatACTTACTACTTTATATCTCCCCCACCCAACACTCCCACCCCTTCTACCTGCTTTATTGTAAAATCCCCATTCCTTTGGAGAACCAttagttttcttctttttcctcttttgaaAATGGCTTTTCATCGCCGCACatttaaaacagaaaacaaaaaaaaatctcctggaaaaaaatgataaaaaatactcCAAAGACTTTGTTTTTCTTGTTGCATCcgttgaaagaaaagaagaaacaagtTCCAGAGCTGAAACATATTTGTATGGCGAAGGCTTCCTATGCTCCAAGCAGGCCTGGATCTACAGATTTGTGTTAGgttcacttatttttttaaaaaatatatattttaaaaaaacgagGGAGAAATGAAAAGTACATTTATAATTTGTTGTTTTTTGTGGGTCCTTACAGAAGGGGTTTAAGACTCCCCCATTAAAGTGTCACAGGAGGCAACCTGCTCCGATCCGCTGAGCGCATCCTCTATTATCAAGATGGTCCCTGGTTGCTCATCGTCCTCGTCGGAGCACTCTTGCGTGCACAAGCGCCTGTCCTCCGCTGTGTGAAAGCTGTTCTCTTCACCGGGGCTGTGTTGGTCTTTATCAGACTGGTCTGACTCCTCGCCCTCTTCCTCAAGGGTCAGTTCGAACTGAAACTTTTCTATGCAAGCTTCCTCATCCTTGTCAGGGTCATCAGGTGGTGGTGATGGGCTTTGCGGTATCATGCTCTGGTACCAATCCCGGTTATCTTCCAAGGTGTCCAGAATGTCTTGTGCATCAGGGTGAACCAAGTCCGCCCAGGTCTCCCACAGAGGATGGACAATGTAATCAATAAATCCCACCTGGAAAGGAGAAACAAAAATTACCAGTTACCATCCTTCCAGAcctttttaaatgcatttgcttCACTACCACTTCTCCTGGACAGATATTAAATACTTTAAACAGCCTTCCTGTGAACATATTTTCTAATGCTGCCCTTGAGTTCTCTCCCAGTTTAACTCTTTCAATTCTAGTGATGGATATATTAAATACCTATTTAGCTGACAATCTTTTGACAAGTGTAGAATCTCAGCCTTGCCAACGGACAAAAATCTCTGTAAAAACCTTTGTGAGGAAGGTTCAGGCACTATAAGTGACTGTTGTGGGATGTTTTCTCACACCTCATTTCCCAAACATAAGCTGAAGTTAATGAAGCCTGtgaagtttagaaaaataaagtttgtGGAGCAAAGTCTTTCCAACTTTATTTACTCCTAGTAAAAATATCACAGGCAGACTCAGGATTTCTGtggctaaaatatttattttacctggTCCCTTTGGACCTAGTAGTCATCTATCCAACTAATTATTTAGTTCTTAGCAAATTATGGGCAAGTGTATGACAAGTCACCATATGAGCTTTAAATCAACTTACTGTACCTAGTCAACCTACTCTGCCAGTTCGTTAAAGAGTATCGGACCAAGGACTCATCATTGTGACACCAGTGCACGGACTCCACCAAACCTTGTGCTGCAGTTTTCAATTCCTCCCCAGCTCAATGACAGCTCCCATCCAAATTATTGACTTTTTAGTGGGTCGTGATAAACTTCATCAAAGGCTTTAGTGAACTGCAAGTAGATCCAGCCTCTTGGCTTAGATCTAACTCTGAGCTCGAGCCTAGTATGTGCAAGAGCTTTCTTTTACTGACTTGATGAAAATAGAGGAGACTTGGAGGTCCCAAACGGCAGGTTTTAGGTTTTCCTTACAACCAGAAGGTGCTTTTTCTGGTTGGCAAATAACCCAAAAGGCACCGTTAGAGTGATTGTTCCTATTTGTTTCTTGAAGTACGGGCTGTGGTCCCCAGCTTTAAGTATCTCCCACCATAAGTGGCCAAAAAGTAAAATGGTGATAATCGATTTTACAGTCACAAGATCAAATTTGAGCTTTGCGACCACAAAAACCTATTTAAACATACAAAGCCAAAACTGTgattcagtgacatgttactgaattGCTATTTGGGTTTTGGAATAAATacagaattggtatttggaaggtgcATATAAGGGGCTTGCCTCCCAAATACCGGCTGTTGCACGACCGAAATCggattgcaaaacattaatattttaccaccaaacCAATATTGGTGTCGTCATCCACAAAAATGTctataaatgtatttaatttcctattaggaaaagaggctgcatttaaagaaaaaaagattgctttatttagaagcaaagACAGGCATGGTGATCTGCTTAcctagcagaccaccatgcctgtgactctaACCAATCATACTATGTCTCAATCTGTGATCTACCTTATACagaataatgaggtaggtcaaactAGGTCAAACTGCAACACACTACGAATCAGTAATTTGTGAACCATCCTATTAATGTATAGTatggttcacaaaataccaatgcTTTCAGTAGAGGTCCATGTGCAAACTGCACATACTTCTACTGAATCAATTTTAAAGGATTCCGAATAAGAAATTGCAAACTGCAAATCGTTATTTGGTGCAACTTATGATTTCCTAATAGACATCTTAGCACATTAGGCCCAGAGTGAGGAAACCTGCACACTTGTGACATATGGACGGGTGGCAGCGCTGCATCACTCATTCCAGACACATGCTAATACCATTAAGAACTATAAAAATAGTGACCTGTGACTTCTCCACAGAGGCGGTGTGCTTGTCGCACATGGGACTGATCTCCATCCCCCGCTCTCGCTCCTTGTCCCCCTGGTGGAAGAACTCATCCATGATGCGATCCGTCCACTGCCGGTACAGCTCCAGGGGCTTTGTTGGGTTGCTGAGATCCGCACAGTGCACCATGTTCCGGAGAACCTGCAGACGTATAGCAAGAAGTAGCAGTCAGGACTGTGTGGTCTCGGAGACCGCTTTCTCATTGGGAGACTTCTTTGAGTGTTTCCAACAGGCATGTGAAAAGGTGAGGCATTTAAACCTCACAACCTGGCATGAGTGTGGAGCTTTTCATATGATACATGAGGATTCCATGAACATCCTGCTTAAAAACCCATGTAGGTCATACAAATTGGCATTCAGTTTCAGAACAGTGTCTGATATTGCTAAGCAATCTGTGACATACCAAGCATGCAGCCTTGCTAAGCTGCTCAGTATTAGCAGACGACTGCCATGTTATGGATATTTCTATTAGTGGTTTCAGACCTCTGGTGAGGCCTAAAGTGTTATTATGGCTGATGATACTGTATTGTTTATGGAGAGCTTCATGGCCCTGGTGAGGTTGTGAATCGCTGTAGTTTTCACTGGGTTCCTGGGCGCCCTTCATAGTGCATGGTTGAAAGAGTGTTGGCTTGGGATTCACCCGTATCAGATATGCTGATTGTGGTGTATGAGGTTTGACTGTATCGCGAATGCACAGCACATTCGAGTGTTATTGTGCATTTGCTAGGGTGCTGCAGAAAAGTGTGAGAATAGACCCAGCTAGACGCTGGTGCTTATTTTATTTTGGATATGCATCAAGAGTATTAAGTGGAACCTACCCAGGAGAAATAGATGAGTTAACTATTCAACACTGTTAATCCGCCACAGAGTATTAAATGGAGTCTACCTAGGGGTAACAGATGTGCAACTAACCGGGCACTGTAAAACCACCAATGATTATTATGATGAATCTACTAAGGAGTGACCAGCGAGTTCCTTTTAGATAAGCACTTTTATACCACTAGGAGCCCGTGATGCATCAACGATTCTTCAATAAATGCGGCCCGTGGAATTGCAGTGGGTTTGTAGGAAAGAAGGGCAGTGGGAGGCTGATCAAACCTGTGCACCTAACAAGCGGAATCCACCCAGGGGGACTGACAAATCAAACCCTGGAGGTACTGTAGAATTTCCTGAGATAATTTAAAAGATTAAGACGTTATGGTGGTGTCTCATTGGGTTAACAGGGATATTAAATTATTTGGTTAGGGACCGATGTTGGCAGCAGAGCAGTGTGAATGCATGTGGGAGGAAGTTATGTGGCTAAGCAAAAAGGTAAGAGAGGACTTCGATCCGATGGGATAATCTTGATTAAGTCCCCCCGAtgcaaggcatatatatatattttttaaatcagagaCTTTACAATAGTTTCAAGCGTCAACTTGAGGGACTGGTGAGGTACCTGCAAAGATTGACAATATCAAAGTCTATATAGCAAGAGTTTATAGTGCTTTAACTACCCAGACATAGTGGTAGTGACCGGTCTCTTCATACATTAGTTGCACATCCTTATAGAAGGAGTGAGATAGGCTTAGGGGAGTTGAAGGCGGCTAGTGGCTAGGCAGGTTGCCACAGCTTGAGGGTTATGGGTCCATTCTGGAGGGTGGAGGAAAGAGTCAGGGACAATAAGTGAAGGATAGTTCTAGTCTATGGCCTGAACTAATTCCAATCAATCGTAATAGTACACTATTTTTGCATTTTGTGACATCTTTAAACAGACCTCATTCTTGTACCTGTCTTGAAACACTTGTGAGTGGAGCTTTCTGTTGTGACCTCATATGGTGTTTGGGTAGGTGGTgctcaggtgccattttgatttgcattCTTAGCTTGGGAAATGCCTAGTTGTACTTCCTCAATAAAATTCAGACGTAGCATACGGTGTATAATCTACCCAGGAGTGATAAAGTCCAACCGATGAAGGTACAGGTAGGCAATAAGTGACATAATTTATGGACTTGACCCAAGAGCTATAGGGGCCATCTTGAGTGATGAAAATTAAATCCTGTGACCACTGTAAACAAAGTCATTTGGAGGGTCAAAATGTCTGCTACATCGCAGCTTGGTTAACATCCTGTATAATGACTTTGAGCAAAAAAGGGATGCACTTATGAAGCAATTCAAGCTCGAAAACAGATAAGCTCTGCTCTTCTGCAAAGGGTTTAAATCCTTCTTTGAACTTTCATTGTAGAACTATAGGGCACAGCTCTGGCCACTTACTATACATATATCCTTGGAAATGGGGAACCAGTTGCCACCCACCTGTATCCTATCTGTGTAGTTATCCAGGAGTAACACACCAGAGCTGGTCACCTTCTTTGTCTCCACCATGGTCTTGAGGTCTGCCAGCAAGCTCATATGCTTAGACATGTCCGTAGCAAGTACCTGAGTAGCACAAGCAAAGAAAGAGTGTTAGGCCTTTATTAAGATTGGCCTCTTAATTAGGATGAAAGTTACCAGCGCCTTTTAAGTTCTAAGTAGCTTTATTTTCATAACAAgattgcagctgctgaaaacagcAAAAATCTCTGTGTGAAAGTCTGGGAAATCATAAAGAATGACTGGTTGAATAAGACGTAGAAAAGCTGATCCCTCTGTAATTTCTAATTTCTTAGTGGATTCCTAGGTTCCACACTATAATGGGCCATAATATCCCATCCCCAGAGTTACTGAGGCCCACAGTATTGGTAACTCCGAGGGTGGGGAACATCCAGCTCATTTTCCCAGACATGTGTAGTGAGGGCCAAAGTGGGGGTCTGCAGGCCACACTTTGATCAATGGCGACCAGCCTACACAGCCAATCATCAATAGAACTCACAAATCTTGCCCTTCCAGGAGGTTACAAATCTCAACTTGGAAGCTCAAAACTGGTTGCTCCACTTTAGCCACCAACTCTCATTTAAACTAAAATGAAACTGCTCCTTCAAAATTGATCCATTTGCAATTTCATTAAGTTATAACATTTAGTATTTCTAATAGTTATAGCTCTTGAGAAATAAACCATATCTTAAGGAAAATTCGTTTTACCCTTAGGATAAtatatagattttgtgtttacagcATAAATTCATAGTTTGCACAATAGATTTACAATGTTGTGTCTGTTCAGAATATCTTTCTTCTAATTATTTATATacgtgttattttttttaatgaaaattcatttgAACCCCAAAAAGTATTTATTTAGTACAGCTTTCTATGCAGCCTCATGGCCGTGTCGATATGTTGTACCTGTGGAGTGGAAAGAAAAGAGAATACTCAAAATTGTTAATAGAACTAGGTTTGGGTTAGGACGGTCATGCCCATGCCCTTTCAAAAGAGCCGAGTTGACACTTCTCTGTGGAATATGGAGAAGGTGGTTTCCTGGCAAAGATGCAGGGGTAGGAGGTTCCAACACTAAGAACTCAGATTGTGAATTAATCTAATAGTGAAGGGTTGTAATTTTTTTCAAGGTAGAATGTAGTGAAATGTGGCCTACGATATTCAGTGGGCTTTTATTGGGAAAGTCACCCAGAAGATGTAACCCAAGAGCCTGAGACTGTGCTGAAGAGCCATATATAAAAGACAAAGTGCTATGAAGATATCACTTAACTTGACAAATCAGTAGGCTGACTTCAAAGATGAGGTGATGCAGTCACTTCCTCTTGTCCCAAAGAGGAGACCGGTGGCATATTTTGCTCTTGCTAATAAGGCGGGTAAGAATCTTGGAGGAGTAGCACATGGTAGGGTGTTTTGTGGTACCACAGATGAGACTACAAATAAAGAGTACCAGTGCCAATGTATGAGCAAGGTGCTCCAGaggtggcaagtgggagcaggaggTGCATTGGTGAAAGTACTCTTGGTGACGGACTTTGCTTGAGATTCAAAGGGTATGTCTGCATTACACATAATCTTATGCCACACACCTATTTGCCGGGTTATGGACTTGTTTTGGTGACTGCATTCACTTCGAAGTTCGAAGAATGTGTCTGTGTTAAATATGGCTCTTATTTTACAGTCCTACTTTATGGTTTATGGACCTGTTTTGCTCATAACATTCACGTGTGAGTGGAAAGGTATGTCTGCATTAAATATGCCTTTTAGGTTACAGACTTTTTTTGCATGTTATGGACCTGTTTTGGTGACAGCATTCACTTGACGTCTGAAATATATTTATATCTAAGCTTCCACGTGGCAGTTAGGCCACAGAACTGCTTGGCAGGGCATCGACCCATTTGGTGGCAGCATTCAATTGAGATTTTAAAGATAAGTCAGCATTAAACATGGCTCTTAGGATACAGAGCTACTAGGGAGTTTGGACCTCTTTTAAACATACTGCAACAGCAAGATTCTGATCACTTAAAACCAAAAATAAACCCTGAAGTTTACCATATCAATGACCATTTTCCTCATGGTTTGCCGCTGGCGTTTGGTGAGGTTCACAAAAATGTCACAGTTCTCCTCTTGGAGCAGCTTAAAGCCTACGGCAAGGTGGTGATTCTCCAGCACAGACTCATCGTTGTACATCAGGGCCAGCTCTGAATCTAGGAGACACAAAAGACAGACTGAGGCCGAAGAAAGAGACACTACTGAGATCATTTGAAGGCAAGCTCGGAAATTGACCACCAGTGGCGGCTGGGTGAGTATAAAGTAGTGAGCGAAGAAGTTTGAAAAAAGAGTAGCaccaaatagtgcattttaaagtaatttttaataaaGAATTTAGATACAAAGCAAGGTGGTTTATAAAGCAATTGTGGACGTATAGCCTTGAAATATTTAAACACATTGAATACTGTCCCCTATCTTATTGCATTAAATATGTTCAACAGCTACTATAGTGTACATATTATACAGTGTGACAACTTCAAGATCTTTAATATATGTGCTtgtccagtgtcttgcactgcatgccaaagtgactttggaagaaaatgcctcAAACAGGCTTAGATGCGGGCTGCAaaaagtcatacagaaatatgtgcagactggGCTTCAGAGGGGATGAAAAGAGGAGGGGTTGGGGGCTCAAAAAGGAGttgtggcttaaacatgtaaatTAAAGATTCCCATAGTGTGCATAGATGCTTTCTGGCTGCACTTTTTGTTGATGCATcaagatatataacacaacaaatGAAATGCACCTAAAACCAGCCAGAGCaaatggctttgccagtggttgtaaGGTGTTGACGGTAAATGAGTAACAGTAATGATTTTGTtgaaaataattattattaaaaacgttagaattctgaaattgtgagactgtgaattaaaaagTACTGAAGCCTGTGGAGGGAGTATCGGTCTGCAGAGTGTTTTAGTCACACTTATTATGTTCCCTCTATGTCAGACTATTAGTCACTTTTTCATCTCGTCTATCTGCATATGTTACAGCATGTCTCTTTCCACTTCAGCACCACGTTTTCACCCTATCCTTAATGCATTCCTCTCATCTACTTCACTtcaccccaaacacccaacacaccCGCTCACCTGGAGCTGTAGTTTCTTTTACTTTAGCCGTGCTAATATTTTGACAA is part of the Pleurodeles waltl isolate 20211129_DDA chromosome 4_2, aPleWal1.hap1.20221129, whole genome shotgun sequence genome and encodes:
- the PDE4A gene encoding 3',5'-cyclic-AMP phosphodiesterase 4A isoform X5; the encoded protein is MPLVDFFCETCSKPWLVGWWDQFKRMLNRELTHLSEMSRSGNQVSEYISNTFLDKQNDVEIPSPTQKERECKKKKQMQQQQQQQQQQPMCQISGVKKLMHSSSLTNCSIPRFGVKTDQEEALGKELDNLNKWGLNIFRVAEYTNNRPLSCIMYSIFQERELLKTFKIPVDTLITYIMTLEDHYHADVAYHNSLHAADVTQSTHALLSTPALDAVFTDLEILAALFAASIHDVDHPGVSNQFLINTNSELALMYNDESVLENHHLAVGFKLLQEENCDIFVNLTKRQRQTMRKMVIDMVLATDMSKHMSLLADLKTMVETKKVTSSGVLLLDNYTDRIQVLRNMVHCADLSNPTKPLELYRQWTDRIMDEFFHQGDKERERGMEISPMCDKHTASVEKSQVGFIDYIVHPLWETWADLVHPDAQDILDTLEDNRDWYQSMIPQSPSPPPDDPDKDEEACIEKFQFELTLEEEGEESDQSDKDQHSPGEENSFHTAEDRRLCTQECSDEDDEQPGTILIIEDALSGSEQVASCDTLMGES
- the PDE4A gene encoding 3',5'-cyclic-AMP phosphodiesterase 4A isoform X4, whose protein sequence is MGAGVAARKPGPFTMPETHYLRSVCWGYIKFKRMLNRELTHLSEMSRSGNQVSEYISNTFLDKQNDVEIPSPTQKERECKKKKQMQQQQQQQQQQPMCQISGVKKLMHSSSLTNCSIPRFGVKTDQEEALGKELDNLNKWGLNIFRVAEYTNNRPLSCIMYSIFQERELLKTFKIPVDTLITYIMTLEDHYHADVAYHNSLHAADVTQSTHALLSTPALDAVFTDLEILAALFAASIHDVDHPGVSNQFLINTNSELALMYNDESVLENHHLAVGFKLLQEENCDIFVNLTKRQRQTMRKMVIDMVLATDMSKHMSLLADLKTMVETKKVTSSGVLLLDNYTDRIQVLRNMVHCADLSNPTKPLELYRQWTDRIMDEFFHQGDKERERGMEISPMCDKHTASVEKSQVGFIDYIVHPLWETWADLVHPDAQDILDTLEDNRDWYQSMIPQSPSPPPDDPDKDEEACIEKFQFELTLEEEGEESDQSDKDQHSPGEENSFHTAEDRRLCTQECSDEDDEQPGTILIIEDALSGSEQVASCDTLMGES